Proteins encoded within one genomic window of Leptospiraceae bacterium:
- a CDS encoding PIN domain-containing protein, which produces MKLILDTHIFIYYMNGSKMPTRIKVAIENAKEVLLSTITSWEIFMLAKHGHITLSLPPIQWCDSAIAESGFKEIPISSKISNIA; this is translated from the coding sequence TTGAAACTAATACTTGATACTCATATTTTTATTTATTATATGAACGGTAGTAAAATGCCTACGCGTATTAAAGTCGCTATCGAAAATGCAAAAGAAGTTTTGTTATCCACCATCACCTCTTGGGAAATATTTATGCTTGCTAAACACGGGCATATTACTCTTAGCCTCCCGCCGATTCAATGGTGTGATAGCGCAATTGCTGAATCAGGATTTAAGGAAATTCCTATCTCTTCTAAGATTTCGAATATCGCATAA